A region of Peromyscus maniculatus bairdii isolate BWxNUB_F1_BW_parent chromosome 7, HU_Pman_BW_mat_3.1, whole genome shotgun sequence DNA encodes the following proteins:
- the LOC102926846 gene encoding olfactory receptor 7G2-like, which yields MTLPKTKMEGWILVSEKQHTYVHEEDDISTEHKNQTSASEFFLLGLTDDPELQLILFGLFLSMYLVTVLGNLLIILAVSFDSRLHTPMYFFLSNLSFTDICFITSTIPKMLKNIQSQNKAISYTDCLTQLFFVVFLGGMESFLLAAMAYDRYVAICHPLRYTVIMNPSFCILLTLFSLLISMTDALLHSLLVLRLSFCTELEIPHFFCELAHVIKLSCSDTLINYIVIYLAACIFGGLPFGGIILSYVQIVSSILKKPSMRGSYKVLSTCGSHLSVVSLFYGTLFGVYISSAVTDSPRNTAVASVLYTVVPQMLNPFIYSLRNKDMKEAFRKISAEIV from the exons ATGACATTGCCCAAAACCAAGATGGAAGGATGGATTCTGGTAAGTGAAAAGcagcacacatatgtgcatgaggAAGATGATAT TAGCACAGAACACAAAAATCAAACATCTGCTTCAGAATTCTTTCTTCTGGGATTGACAGATGATCCAGAACTACAGCTCATCCTCTTTGGACTCTTCCTATCCATGTACCTGGTCACAGTGCTTGGAAACCTGCTCATCATCCTGGCTGTCAGCTTTGACTCCCGCCTCCACACCcccatgtatttcttcctctctAACCTATCCTTCACTGATATCTGCTTCATAACAAGCACAATTCCCAAGATGCTAAAGAACATACAGAGTCAGAACAAAGCTATCAGTTACACGGATTGTCTTACACAGTTGTTCTTCGTTGTTTTTCTTGGTGGAATGGAAAGCTTTCTTCTGGCAGCAATGgcttatgaccgctatgtggccatctgccatCCACTTAGATACACAGTCATTATGAATCCAAGCTTCTGCATTCTGCTGACTTTATTCTCCTTGCTCATTAGCATGACAGATGCCCTACTCCACAGTCTGCTGGTATTACGACTATCCTTCTGCACAGAGCTGGAAATTCCCCACTTCTTCTGTGAACTTGCTCATGTCATCAAGCTGTCCTGTTCTGACACCCTCATCAATTATATAGTGATATACTTGGCAGCTTGTATATTTGGTGGTCTTCCATTTGGGggcattattttatcttatgttcaAATTGTCTCCTCAATTTTGAAGAAACCATCAATGAGAGGTAGTTATAAAGTCCTTTCCACATGTGGGTCTCACTTGTCAGTTGTTTCCCTGTTTTACGGCACATTGTTTGGTGTCTACATCAGCTCTGCAGTTACTGACTCTCCCAGGAACACAGCAGTGGCTTCAGTGTTGTACACTGTGGTCCCTCAGATGCTAAACCCCTTTATCTACAGTCTGAGAAACAAAGATATGAAAGAAGCTTTCAGGAAAATAAGTGCTGAGATTGTGTGA